The Alteriqipengyuania halimionae genome contains a region encoding:
- a CDS encoding cation diffusion facilitator family transporter, with the protein MPKNERKIAIAAALTGTFMIAEVFGGIVSGSLALIADAGHMLTDFASLVMAWLAFRIARRPADWKRTYGFDRFSVLAAFLNGLSLFVIAGWIVYEAFHRLADQNEVMGDLMLWVAVGGLVVNIVAFIVLTRGESDNLNVRAAALHVAGDLLGSIAAIVASLVIIFTGWMPIDPILSVLVALIILKSAWSVVAESGHILLEGAPPGFDRRDVARQLAELDGVSEVDHIHAWSVTQERPMVTMEMEIAPGADPEAVKRQARKLLHDSFHIEHATIETRSG; encoded by the coding sequence GTGCCGAAGAACGAGCGCAAGATCGCGATCGCCGCGGCGCTGACCGGCACGTTCATGATCGCCGAAGTGTTCGGCGGCATCGTGTCGGGTTCGCTCGCGCTGATCGCCGATGCCGGGCACATGCTCACCGACTTTGCGTCGCTGGTCATGGCGTGGCTCGCCTTCCGCATCGCGCGCCGCCCGGCGGACTGGAAGCGCACCTATGGCTTTGACCGCTTTTCCGTTCTCGCCGCTTTTCTCAACGGCCTCTCGCTGTTCGTGATTGCCGGATGGATCGTTTACGAGGCGTTCCACCGGCTGGCCGATCAGAACGAGGTGATGGGTGACCTCATGCTGTGGGTCGCGGTCGGCGGACTGGTGGTCAATATCGTCGCCTTCATCGTCCTGACCCGCGGAGAGAGCGACAATCTGAACGTGCGCGCCGCCGCGTTGCATGTGGCGGGGGACCTGCTCGGTTCGATTGCTGCCATCGTTGCTTCGCTCGTCATCATCTTTACCGGCTGGATGCCGATCGACCCGATCCTGTCGGTGCTGGTCGCGCTCATCATCCTCAAATCGGCGTGGTCGGTCGTTGCCGAAAGCGGGCATATCCTGCTGGAGGGCGCGCCACCCGGGTTCGATCGGCGCGATGTCGCCCGGCAATTGGCCGAACTCGATGGCGTGAGCGAAGTCGATCACATCCACGCCTGGTCGGTGACGCAGGAAAGGCCGATGGTGACCATGGAGATGGAAATCGCGCCGGGTGCCGACCCGGAAGCGGTGAAGCGGCAGGCACGGAAACTGCTGCATGACAGCTTCCATATCGAACACGCGACGATCGAGACGCGCTCGGGCTAG
- a CDS encoding NAD-dependent succinate-semialdehyde dehydrogenase: MNTITTFNPATGEDIETYNELSKDEAFAKVDACHEAFTQWKLRSLEDRAEVIKALGKGLRDNKEDLAQLMTREVGKLIGDSRDEVELCAGICDYTAANGPKELADEQRDPSNADRGIVTYSPIGVVYGIQPWNFPAYQVIRYAIASLMVGNGVLLKHASICVGSGLMIEKIFREAGLPENLFTVLVIDHDTSDQIIAHDKVRGVTLTGSDDAGRHVGQKAAKAIKKTVLELGSNDAYLVLEDADLDVATKVCSQARLYNNGQTCINGKRFIVTDKVYEAFVEKFVGRFDAVETGDPTDENTDMGPMSSVSGRKDLHEQVEKSVSKGAKIACGGKIPDGPGAFYPATVLTDVEPGQPAYDDELFGPVASVIRAKDDEDAMRIANDSRYGLGGGILCSDTERAIELAKNHFDTGMIFINVYGVADPAMPFGGVKNSGYGREHGGFGIKEFANVKSIFIGKP, translated from the coding sequence ATGAACACCATCACCACCTTCAATCCCGCCACCGGCGAAGACATCGAAACTTATAATGAGCTTTCCAAGGACGAAGCCTTTGCCAAGGTCGATGCCTGCCACGAAGCCTTCACCCAGTGGAAGCTGCGCTCGCTCGAAGATCGCGCCGAAGTGATCAAGGCGCTGGGCAAGGGCCTGCGCGACAACAAGGAAGACCTCGCCCAGTTGATGACGCGCGAAGTCGGCAAGCTGATCGGCGACAGCCGCGACGAAGTCGAGCTGTGTGCCGGGATCTGCGACTACACCGCCGCCAACGGCCCCAAGGAACTGGCCGACGAACAGCGCGATCCGAGCAATGCCGATCGCGGCATCGTCACCTATTCGCCGATCGGCGTGGTCTACGGCATCCAGCCGTGGAATTTCCCCGCCTACCAGGTCATCCGCTATGCCATCGCCAGCCTGATGGTGGGCAATGGCGTGCTGCTGAAGCACGCCTCGATCTGCGTCGGCAGCGGCCTGATGATCGAAAAGATCTTCCGCGAAGCCGGCCTGCCCGAAAATCTCTTCACCGTGCTGGTGATCGATCACGATACGTCTGACCAGATCATCGCCCACGACAAGGTGCGCGGCGTCACGCTGACAGGGTCGGACGATGCCGGTCGCCATGTGGGGCAAAAGGCCGCCAAGGCGATCAAGAAAACCGTGCTCGAGCTTGGCTCGAACGACGCATATCTCGTGCTCGAGGACGCCGATCTCGACGTCGCGACCAAGGTCTGCTCGCAGGCGCGGCTCTACAATAACGGCCAAACCTGCATCAACGGCAAGCGCTTCATCGTGACCGACAAGGTCTATGAAGCCTTCGTCGAGAAGTTCGTCGGGCGTTTCGATGCCGTCGAGACCGGCGATCCGACCGACGAGAACACCGATATGGGACCGATGTCGTCGGTTTCGGGGCGCAAGGACCTTCACGAACAGGTCGAAAAATCCGTTTCCAAGGGCGCCAAGATCGCCTGCGGCGGCAAGATCCCCGATGGCCCCGGTGCGTTCTATCCGGCGACCGTCCTGACCGACGTCGAACCCGGCCAGCCGGCCTATGACGACGAATTGTTCGGTCCCGTCGCCAGCGTCATCCGCGCCAAGGATGATGAAGACGCGATGCGCATCGCCAATGACAGCCGCTATGGCCTCGGCGGTGGTATCCTGTGCAGCGACACCGAACGCGCGATCGAATTGGCGAAGAACCATTTCGATACCGGCATGATCTTCATCAACGTCTATGGTGTTGCCGATCCGGCCATGCCCTTCGGCGGGGTGAAGAATTCGGGCTACGGGCGCGAACATGGCGGCTTCGGGATCAAGGAATTCGCCAATGTGAAGTCGATCTTCATCGGCAAGCCCTGA
- a CDS encoding bifunctional transcriptional activator/DNA repair enzyme AdaA, with protein MEYDDDTCWQAVQRRDRAFDGRFVTGVLSTGIYCRPSCAARHPARINVRFFANGAAARAAGLRACKRCLPDDVGRDEAAVATAIEAIQSGEGRSTLDELAALTGYSASHFQRVFKRATGLSPAAYARALREERARDALSGGGSVTDAIYAAGYEAPSRFYDDMKGQGMAPSAWAKGGEGTVIHYATVGTTLGPMLVAATGKGVCRLSFGEGREALEERFPKADLVEGGDEFGALLQQVIDAVERPGTGADIPLDVQGTAFQQRCWQALREIPPGETHSYAQIAAAAGNPKATRAAGSANGANNVAVLIPCHRVVRSDGSIGGYAYGTAIKKELLRREAEG; from the coding sequence ATGGAATATGACGACGACACATGCTGGCAAGCCGTGCAACGGCGCGACCGCGCGTTCGATGGGCGGTTCGTCACCGGCGTGTTGTCGACCGGGATATATTGCCGCCCGAGCTGCGCCGCGCGCCATCCGGCGCGTATCAATGTGCGCTTTTTCGCCAACGGTGCCGCAGCGAGAGCGGCTGGCCTGCGGGCCTGCAAGCGCTGCCTGCCCGATGATGTGGGGCGCGACGAAGCGGCAGTGGCCACGGCGATCGAGGCGATCCAATCGGGCGAGGGCAGGTCGACGCTCGACGAGCTGGCTGCGTTGACCGGATATTCCGCCAGCCATTTCCAGCGCGTCTTCAAGCGCGCCACCGGTCTGTCGCCGGCAGCTTACGCCCGGGCCTTGCGCGAAGAGCGGGCGCGCGATGCGCTCTCGGGCGGGGGCAGTGTGACCGACGCGATCTATGCGGCGGGCTATGAAGCGCCGTCGCGGTTCTACGACGATATGAAAGGGCAAGGCATGGCGCCATCGGCATGGGCGAAGGGCGGCGAGGGGACCGTGATCCACTACGCAACGGTCGGGACGACATTGGGGCCGATGCTCGTCGCCGCGACCGGGAAAGGCGTGTGCCGCCTGAGCTTCGGCGAGGGGCGCGAGGCGCTCGAAGAGCGTTTCCCCAAGGCCGATCTGGTCGAAGGCGGAGACGAATTCGGCGCGCTGCTCCAGCAGGTGATCGACGCGGTCGAACGTCCTGGAACGGGCGCGGACATTCCGCTCGACGTGCAGGGGACCGCGTTCCAGCAGCGCTGCTGGCAGGCGCTGCGCGAAATCCCGCCGGGCGAAACCCACAGTTATGCCCAGATCGCGGCGGCTGCGGGCAATCCCAAGGCCACGCGTGCGGCAGGCAGCGCCAACGGAGCGAACAATGTTGCGGTGCTGATCCCCTGCCACCGCGTGGTGCGCAGCGACGGCAGCATCGGCGGCTATGCCTACGGCACCGCGATCAAGAAAGAGCTGCTGCGCCGCGAGGCGGAGGGCTAG
- a CDS encoding cryptochrome/photolyase family protein — MASDSVGPVLVPVLGDQLTRDLASLRGRSKDDTVVLMMEVWDEATYVRHHKQKIVLIFSAMRHFAAELRDAGWTVDYVRMDDEDNAGSFTGELARAIEDHAPRLVSVVEAGEWRVREDMDQWADKFACEIEILRDDRFICSQAEFDDWAEDRESLRMEYFYREMRRKTGLLMDGDKPEGGEWNYDSENRKPPKDGLSAPQRPTFEPDEITQACLDLVEDRFADHFGSLDHFGWPVTRDQAEQAADAFFAERIERFGPYQDAMVHGQDDLFHSMLSTSINLGLLDPLELCKRAEKAYRDGKAPLNSVEGFIRQIIGWREYVRGFYFNRMPHLQKANALNAQRGLPEFYWTGETDMRCLADCIRSTRDNAHAHHIQRLMVLGNFALLAGISPREVQDWYLVVYADAYEWVELPNVAAMILYADGGALASKPYAASGNYINKMSNYCKECRYSVSKKTGEGACPFNPLYWHFMHRHRDRLASNHRIGRIYQNWDRMGEERQQEYLDSAEAFLDTLEPAASGWARG, encoded by the coding sequence ATGGCAAGTGACAGCGTCGGCCCCGTTCTCGTTCCCGTCCTCGGCGATCAGCTGACGCGCGATCTCGCGTCGCTTCGGGGACGCTCCAAAGATGACACCGTGGTGTTGATGATGGAGGTGTGGGACGAGGCGACGTACGTCCGGCACCACAAGCAGAAGATCGTCCTGATCTTTTCCGCCATGCGTCACTTCGCAGCCGAGCTGCGCGATGCCGGATGGACAGTGGACTATGTCAGGATGGACGATGAGGACAATGCCGGCAGCTTTACCGGCGAACTCGCCCGCGCGATCGAGGATCATGCGCCCCGCCTCGTCAGCGTGGTCGAGGCCGGCGAATGGCGCGTGCGCGAGGATATGGACCAGTGGGCCGACAAATTCGCCTGCGAGATCGAGATCCTGCGCGACGACCGCTTCATCTGCTCGCAGGCCGAGTTCGACGATTGGGCCGAGGATCGCGAGAGCTTGCGGATGGAATATTTCTACCGCGAGATGCGCCGCAAGACCGGGCTGCTGATGGACGGCGACAAGCCCGAAGGCGGCGAGTGGAACTACGACAGCGAGAACCGCAAACCGCCCAAGGACGGACTGTCGGCCCCGCAGCGTCCGACATTCGAGCCGGACGAGATCACGCAGGCCTGCCTCGACCTGGTCGAGGATCGTTTCGCCGACCATTTCGGCTCGCTCGACCATTTCGGCTGGCCGGTCACCCGCGATCAGGCGGAGCAAGCCGCCGACGCTTTCTTTGCCGAGCGGATCGAGCGTTTCGGCCCCTATCAGGACGCGATGGTCCACGGGCAGGACGATTTGTTCCACTCGATGCTTTCGACCAGCATCAATCTCGGCCTGCTCGATCCGCTCGAGCTCTGCAAACGCGCAGAGAAAGCCTATCGCGACGGGAAGGCCCCGCTCAATTCGGTCGAGGGCTTCATCCGACAGATCATCGGATGGCGCGAATATGTGCGCGGCTTCTATTTCAACCGGATGCCGCATCTGCAGAAGGCCAATGCGCTCAACGCCCAGCGCGGCCTGCCGGAATTCTACTGGACCGGCGAGACCGACATGCGCTGCCTAGCCGATTGCATCCGCTCGACCCGCGACAACGCCCATGCGCACCATATCCAGCGGCTGATGGTGCTCGGCAATTTCGCGCTATTGGCGGGCATCTCCCCACGCGAGGTGCAGGATTGGTATCTGGTGGTCTACGCCGATGCCTATGAATGGGTCGAACTGCCCAATGTGGCGGCCATGATCCTCTACGCCGATGGCGGTGCCCTCGCCTCCAAGCCTTATGCCGCTAGCGGAAACTACATCAACAAGATGTCGAATTACTGCAAGGAATGCCGTTACTCGGTGAGCAAGAAAACCGGCGAAGGGGCCTGCCCGTTCAACCCGCTCTACTGGCACTTCATGCACCGCCACCGCGACCGGCTGGCAAGCAATCACCGCATCGGCCGGATCTACCAGAACTGGGATCGCATGGGCGAGGAGCGCCAGCAGGAATATCTCGATAGTGCCGAGGCCTTTCTCGACACGCTGGAACCGGCCGCAAGTGGCTGGGCGCGCGGCTAG
- a CDS encoding siderophore-interacting protein — protein MTKRPSARTLTVIESRQLTPSMRRVTLGGPGLAGFPPDQTGGYVKLYLGIAASGKPTVRTYTIRNQRPDAIELDFALHGGSAAGPATRWALAARPGDTIEVGGPGAAKPLPGGHDFYLVAGDMTALPAIGANLERLKDDARGLVAIEVQVEADRVALASPPGMTICWLVNPEPGKRPELLADALRAADLPSGRIAGWAAAEFGAMRSLRALLRDELKLPNGSLYVSSYWKHGLIEDEHKLAKREDSDRQAA, from the coding sequence ATGACCAAAAGACCTTCTGCGCGAACACTTACCGTTATCGAATCCAGACAACTGACGCCGTCGATGCGTCGCGTCACGCTCGGAGGTCCCGGCCTCGCCGGATTTCCGCCCGATCAAACGGGCGGATACGTGAAACTGTATCTTGGGATCGCCGCGAGCGGAAAGCCGACGGTCCGGACCTATACGATCCGCAACCAGCGCCCCGATGCGATCGAGCTCGACTTCGCCCTTCACGGGGGAAGCGCTGCGGGACCGGCCACGCGCTGGGCGCTGGCGGCGCGGCCAGGCGACACGATCGAGGTCGGTGGTCCGGGGGCTGCCAAGCCCCTGCCGGGCGGTCACGACTTTTACCTGGTGGCTGGCGACATGACAGCGCTGCCCGCGATCGGGGCCAATCTCGAAAGGCTCAAAGACGATGCGCGCGGGCTGGTCGCCATCGAAGTGCAGGTTGAGGCGGACAGGGTAGCGCTCGCTTCGCCGCCGGGCATGACAATCTGCTGGCTGGTCAATCCCGAACCCGGCAAGCGGCCGGAGTTGCTGGCGGATGCCCTGAGGGCAGCCGATCTTCCCTCGGGACGGATCGCCGGATGGGCAGCAGCGGAATTCGGTGCCATGCGGAGCTTGCGAGCCTTGCTGCGAGACGAGTTGAAGCTCCCGAACGGGTCACTCTACGTCTCCAGCTATTGGAAACACGGGCTAATCGAGGACGAGCACAAGCTGGCCAAGCGGGAAGACTCCGACAGGCAGGCGGCCTAG